From the Lolium rigidum isolate FL_2022 chromosome 2, APGP_CSIRO_Lrig_0.1, whole genome shotgun sequence genome, one window contains:
- the LOC124693486 gene encoding uncharacterized protein LOC124693486 yields MQKRDRDDRLSSLPDDILVNILDRLNARDAGRTSVISRRWSQLLAKLSQLIINAQDFLPEGLSSDNMSGDDLVRVNAAAVEATKSLLTRRNPGEHTICRLSTTFYLEDDAPISIGHAVGNAMSTHKIEKAEFTVLTEKDDELSYGPRFVLFFNECLHAFTGLTSLHLENLMFAESGFVSNILGTCKQLQHLDFTNCETESWMILQVEHAQLTTLSFIDCCMGKVELKWLPRLTRINFEWLMCFKELPLSFVHVPLLEVVSLTNIALRWHKLIKLSTLLFETSVRDLRLDFKCEKIWVQPECLTKRLSSVFHRLSIVNLVSIPEGYDLTWTMFILEAAPSLEEFYMKVLDHPCEMEMNKKKRRKGLYSEKKGVEWESPTSNFKHYRLTKLIIFCFESCMVSHVRHVMKAAVNLKDVYMYSRLGCMDCVDLKPLKPSTFPWSIKKRASTKKLITQGIESHARIHFPHSAEMSDDHAARL; encoded by the exons AGAACCAGCGTCATCTCCAGGCGGTGGAGTCAGCTCTTAGCCAAGCTCTCTCAACTGATAATAAATGCTCAGGACTTCCTGCCCGAGGGCTTGTCAAGCGACAACATGTCTGGTGACGACTTGGTTCGGGTGAATGCTGCTGCTGTTGAAGCGACAAAGAGCCTGCTGACACGCAGAAATCCAGGTGAACACACCATCTGCCGCTTGTCTACCACGTTCTACTTGGAAGATGATGCCCCCATATCCATTGGGCATGCTGTTGGCAATGCCATGTCGACACACAAGATTGAGAAGGCCGAATTCACAGTTTTGACAGAGAAGGATGATGAGCTGAGCTACGGGCCACGGTTCGTGTTATTTTTTAATGAGTGCCTGCATGCATTTACTGGTCTAACAAGCCTCCACCTGGAGAATTTGATGTTTGCTGAATCTGGCTTCGTCTCAAACATCCTCGGCACTTGCAAGCAATTACAACATTTAGATTTTACCAATTGCGAGACAGAGAGTTGGATGATCCTCCAAGTTGAGCATGCACAACTCACTACTCTTAGTTTTATCGATTGCTGTATGGGCAAAGTCGAACTCAAGTGGCTCCCAAGACTCACCAGGATAAATTTCGAGTGGTTGATGTGCTTCAAAGAACTACCACTATCATTTGTTCATGTCCCATTGCTCGAGGTTGTGAGCCTTACAAATATTGCTCTCAGATGGCACAAATTGATCAAGTTAAGCACGTTACTTTTTGAAACCTCTGTACGAGACCTGCGCTTGGACTTCAAATGTGAAAAG ATTTGGGTTCAGCCAGAGTGTCTGACCAAAAGGTTGTCATCTGTGTTCCACCGACTAAGTATTGTCAATCTAGTTAGTATTCCTGAAGGATATGATCTCACATGGACAATGTTCATTCTGGAAGCCGCACCATCCCTGGAGGAGTTCTACATGAAG GTACTGGATCACCCATGTGAAATGGAAATGaataagaagaagaggaggaaaggCTTGTATAGCGAGAAGAAGGGCGTAGAGTGGGAATCACCTACATCAAATTTCAAGCACTACCGTCTTACCAAGCTCATCATCTTCTGCTTTGAGTCTTGCATGGTTAGTCATGTCAGGCACGTCATGAAAGCAGCGGTGAATCTCAAGGATGTGTACATGTATAGTAGACTGGGATGTATGGATTGCGTAGACCTGAAACCTCTGAAGCCGTCTACTTTTCCGTGGTCAATAAAAAAAAGAGCTTCAACGAAGAAGTTAATTACCCAGGGCATCGAGTCACATGCCAGGATTCACTTCCCGCACTCTGCTGAAATGAGCGATGATCATGCTGCAAGGTTATAA